The following proteins are encoded in a genomic region of Kineosporiaceae bacterium:
- a CDS encoding ABC transporter ATP-binding protein: MIVARRLTHRFGATTAVDGVDLSVDRGEIYGFLGRNGAGKTTLIRALLGLITPAAGEVTLWGTPIRGGRTAARVWARVGYLVEGPGLYPDLTVRDHVVVARRYRGLSASSVDEVTERLQLTAYLEVRARALSLGNRQRLGLALALLHRPELLILDEPVNALDPAGVVEIRSLLRALADDGVTVFMSTHLITEVARLADRIGIIHNGRLITELSGDQLATAGRASLVSTFRSREVACRALAALNAWGAQGRVEAATMISTSRPAIEAPDQVATCLVRAGAPPTSITIEREDLEQLFLRLTTSHDDQAGAA; the protein is encoded by the coding sequence GTGATCGTTGCCCGACGGCTGACGCATCGCTTCGGCGCGACCACTGCCGTCGACGGCGTGGATCTCTCCGTCGATCGTGGCGAGATCTACGGCTTCCTCGGCCGCAACGGCGCGGGGAAGACCACGCTGATCCGTGCCCTGCTGGGTCTGATCACGCCGGCGGCGGGCGAGGTCACGCTCTGGGGCACGCCGATTCGAGGTGGTCGGACGGCGGCCCGAGTGTGGGCGCGCGTCGGATACCTGGTGGAAGGTCCGGGCCTGTACCCGGATCTGACCGTTCGGGACCATGTCGTGGTCGCACGGCGATACCGCGGCCTGTCGGCGTCCTCCGTGGACGAGGTCACCGAACGCCTGCAGCTGACGGCCTACCTCGAGGTGCGGGCACGAGCCCTGTCCCTGGGTAACCGGCAGCGGCTGGGCTTGGCCCTGGCTTTGCTCCACCGGCCGGAGCTGCTGATCCTCGACGAGCCCGTGAACGCACTCGACCCCGCCGGCGTCGTCGAGATCCGGTCGTTGCTGCGGGCACTGGCCGACGACGGGGTGACCGTCTTCATGTCCACTCATCTCATCACCGAGGTCGCCAGGCTCGCCGACCGAATCGGCATCATCCACAACGGTCGGCTGATCACCGAACTCAGCGGAGACCAGCTCGCCACCGCCGGCCGAGCGAGTCTCGTCTCGACCTTCCGCTCCCGCGAAGTCGCATGTCGAGCACTGGCAGCACTCAACGCCTGGGGGGCGCAGGGGCGAGTCGAGGCAGCGACGATGATCAGCACGTCGCGGCCTGCGATCGAGGCCCCGGACCAGGTCGCCACCTGCCTGGTCAGGGCGGGCGCGCCTCCGACGTCCATCACGATCGAACGGGAGGACCTGGAGCAGCTGTTCCTGCGGCTGACCACATCCCACGACGACCAGGCCGGTGCGGCATGA
- a CDS encoding TetR/AcrR family transcriptional regulator — MPRPFSSDESDRIRARLEEVGQQAFAQRGLRGATVDELARGAGISKGAFYRFYDSKESLFLALLEDHETAMHAELEASVRANPAGAVDFLIDSAVHALDRHPLLAVLMTPEGLRILQACPAEQQARLLDRDVRMVHRVAEVLHESGHDIEVPERVLLGLLRSLVFVGLHREEIGPDAVEEVATWLKQTLKAGLHQASGSGNRRPHR, encoded by the coding sequence GTGCCTCGACCCTTCAGCTCTGACGAGAGTGATCGCATTCGGGCGCGCCTCGAGGAGGTGGGCCAACAGGCCTTCGCACAGCGAGGGCTCCGGGGCGCGACGGTGGATGAGCTGGCGCGTGGTGCCGGGATCTCCAAAGGGGCGTTCTACCGCTTCTACGACAGCAAGGAGTCGCTGTTCCTGGCTCTGCTGGAGGACCACGAGACGGCCATGCACGCCGAGCTGGAGGCGTCGGTTCGCGCGAACCCCGCGGGCGCAGTGGACTTCCTCATCGACTCAGCGGTTCATGCGCTGGATCGCCACCCGCTGCTCGCCGTCCTGATGACGCCCGAAGGGCTGCGGATCTTGCAAGCCTGTCCTGCGGAGCAACAGGCGAGGTTGCTGGACCGCGACGTTCGGATGGTCCACCGCGTGGCGGAGGTGCTGCACGAGTCCGGCCATGACATCGAGGTACCTGAACGGGTGCTGTTGGGCCTCTTGCGGTCCCTGGTGTTCGTCGGGCTGCACCGAGAAGAGATCGGCCCCGACGCTGTCGAGGAGGTGGCCACGTGGCTCAAACAGACTCTGAAGGCGGGTCTGCACCAGGCGTCCGGCAGCGGCAATCGTCGACCGCATCGGTGA
- a CDS encoding tyrosine-type recombinase/integrase family protein, whose product MAWLKSRTKQDGTVQYTGMYRDLQGHERSAGTHTSKREALRKAAAAESQAQAGKVGDPKRGRQTLRHYVEHEWLPNHVMEDSTRESYTYVIERHILGPLGRMRLVDIMPWHIRDWITELAGQGVRAPTIRSAKVCLDAVLSTAFHDQITALHAGRGVKTPSVARKPVRIITSEHYQRIHDALDNPAMQLLVETAIETGLRWGELTELRPHDIDLTSGVITVARAVVQLKAATNTGPRFRVKDYPKDAEWRHVSIAPHLVDKLRTHIATHDLGPDALLFSLPHRDGPARRRRPAVLPDPTTLGMTQPNEHNRSYRHGTLTAYQAGRCRCEHCRDAMAAYRATRRAAGRDTPRVTRTTSTDADRHLSNDWFRHHVWNPALTKADLGYRVTPHGLRHAHASWLLAGGADLQVVKDRLGHGSITTTERYLHTLPNAGEVALSALNNIRTPTPGPTRPEASATETDDRVSLAGLDPDTVRAVLGKLLAQVEDRATADR is encoded by the coding sequence ATGGCCTGGCTGAAGTCGCGGACCAAGCAGGACGGCACCGTCCAGTACACGGGCATGTACCGCGACCTGCAGGGCCACGAACGCTCAGCAGGCACCCACACGTCCAAGCGCGAGGCGCTCCGCAAGGCAGCCGCCGCAGAGAGTCAGGCACAGGCGGGAAAGGTCGGCGATCCCAAACGCGGCCGGCAGACCTTGCGCCACTACGTGGAACACGAGTGGCTCCCCAACCACGTCATGGAGGACTCCACCCGGGAGTCCTACACCTACGTGATCGAGCGACACATCCTCGGGCCGTTGGGTCGGATGCGCCTGGTCGACATCATGCCCTGGCACATCCGTGACTGGATCACCGAACTCGCCGGCCAGGGGGTCCGCGCCCCAACCATCCGCTCGGCGAAGGTCTGCCTGGACGCCGTCCTGTCAACGGCCTTCCACGACCAGATCACGGCCCTTCACGCCGGACGAGGCGTGAAGACCCCCAGCGTGGCACGCAAACCCGTAAGGATCATCACCTCCGAGCACTACCAGCGAATCCACGACGCCCTCGACAACCCGGCCATGCAACTGCTCGTCGAGACCGCCATCGAAACTGGCCTGCGCTGGGGTGAACTCACCGAGCTACGCCCCCACGACATCGACCTGACCAGTGGGGTGATCACCGTCGCGCGAGCCGTGGTCCAGCTCAAGGCGGCCACCAACACCGGACCCCGGTTCCGGGTGAAGGACTACCCCAAAGACGCCGAGTGGCGGCACGTCTCCATCGCACCCCACCTGGTCGACAAGTTGCGCACCCACATCGCAACCCATGACCTGGGACCCGACGCATTGCTCTTCTCCCTCCCCCACCGCGACGGCCCAGCGAGGCGGCGGCGTCCCGCCGTCCTGCCTGACCCGACCACCCTGGGAATGACACAACCCAACGAGCACAACCGCAGCTACCGGCACGGCACACTCACCGCCTACCAGGCAGGACGCTGCCGCTGCGAGCACTGCAGAGACGCCATGGCCGCATACCGAGCGACCCGTCGCGCCGCCGGCAGGGACACCCCCCGAGTGACCCGGACAACGTCCACGGACGCTGATCGCCATCTGTCCAACGACTGGTTCCGCCACCACGTCTGGAACCCCGCCCTCACCAAGGCCGACCTCGGTTACCGGGTCACCCCCCACGGCCTGCGCCACGCCCACGCCTCCTGGCTACTCGCCGGCGGCGCCGACCTCCAGGTCGTCAAGGACCGCCTCGGACACGGTTCCATCACCACCACCGAGCGCTACCTGCACACCCTGCCCAACGCCGGTGAGGTCGCCCTATCCGCCCTGAACAACATCCGCACCCCTACGCCCGGCCCGACGCGCCCTGAGGCAAGTGCCACCGAGACAGACGACCGGGTTTCGCTCGCTGGACTCGACCCCGACACCGTCCGGGCGGTCCTGGGCAAGCTACTCGCGCAAGTCGAGGACAGAGCGACAGCCGACAGGTGA
- a CDS encoding single-stranded DNA-binding protein, which translates to MLFNFTIEGNIASQPRLSTTKSGHPVCVVRILRNSRYRNAKGEWVEGRTVSVDLVCWRDLAERVAALSKGDTIVAELSDDLYIDTSGRYPALQATARSVAVSMRWHGATSHRSNPPAQGGDPWADEVPTTGGYDTGATERPDAHQPTPGDPVAA; encoded by the coding sequence GTGCTGTTCAACTTCACCATCGAGGGCAACATCGCGTCCCAGCCCCGCCTGTCCACCACCAAGTCCGGTCACCCCGTCTGCGTCGTGCGGATCCTGCGTAACTCCCGCTACCGCAACGCCAAGGGCGAGTGGGTCGAGGGCCGCACCGTCAGTGTCGACCTGGTCTGCTGGCGCGACCTGGCCGAGCGGGTCGCCGCTCTGTCCAAGGGCGACACGATCGTCGCCGAACTGTCCGACGACCTGTACATCGACACCTCCGGTCGCTACCCCGCACTGCAGGCCACTGCCCGCTCCGTCGCGGTCTCGATGCGCTGGCACGGCGCCACCAGCCACCGCTCCAACCCCCCGGCGCAGGGCGGCGACCCGTGGGCCGACGAGGTCCCCACCACCGGCGGCTACGACACCGGCGCCACCGAGCGTCCCGACGCCCACCAGCCCACGCCCGGCGACCCGGTCGCCGCCTGA
- a CDS encoding GNAT family N-acetyltransferase, whose translation MNLTAPAPPLADHFVRLRPWRLDDLPCVREAGEDTAITEATTVPSDYTPQVGRAFIERQWTRSREGQGWSLAITSVSDDLARGCVALLLRPQPGVAGLGYWLTPSARGAGYASHAVALLTDWALSAAGLHRVEAWVEPGNVSSLRLLTKCGYLPEGRLRSFLVFPTRRSDALVFSRVTADPRSTPGGSPPMTAG comes from the coding sequence GTGAACCTGACTGCGCCGGCTCCGCCGCTGGCCGATCACTTTGTCCGGTTGCGCCCGTGGCGCCTTGACGACCTCCCCTGTGTGCGCGAGGCCGGCGAGGACACGGCCATCACGGAAGCGACCACGGTCCCGTCCGACTACACCCCCCAGGTGGGGCGGGCTTTCATCGAACGGCAATGGACCCGATCCCGCGAGGGGCAGGGCTGGTCCCTGGCCATCACCAGTGTCTCCGACGACCTGGCGCGTGGCTGTGTCGCCCTCTTGCTGCGTCCGCAGCCCGGTGTTGCGGGCCTCGGCTACTGGCTCACCCCTTCTGCCCGCGGAGCCGGGTACGCCTCCCACGCGGTCGCGCTGCTGACCGACTGGGCTCTGAGTGCGGCCGGTCTCCACCGCGTCGAGGCTTGGGTCGAGCCCGGCAACGTCTCCTCTCTCCGACTGCTGACCAAGTGCGGTTACCTTCCAGAAGGCCGGCTCCGCTCGTTCCTCGTCTTCCCCACCCGGCGCAGCGACGCACTGGTCTTCTCCCGCGTCACCGCCGATCCGCGATCAACGCCCGGTGGTTCGCCGCCGATGACGGCCGGGTGA
- the arr gene encoding NAD(+)--rifampin ADP-ribosyltransferase — translation MSELLDPGPFFHGTRVALRVGELLTAGFRSNYRPEVVMNHVYFTALPDGAGLAAELAAGDGAPHVYVVEPIGAFEDDPNVTDKKFPGNPTRSYRSRDPIRILDEVTDWKRLTAAELKAWRERLAAILADERGEIIN, via the coding sequence GTGAGTGAGCTGCTGGACCCGGGCCCGTTCTTCCACGGCACCCGCGTCGCGCTGCGGGTCGGCGAGTTGCTCACGGCCGGCTTCCGGTCGAACTACCGGCCCGAGGTGGTGATGAACCACGTCTACTTCACCGCGCTGCCCGACGGTGCCGGGCTGGCAGCGGAACTCGCCGCAGGTGACGGTGCTCCTCATGTCTACGTAGTCGAGCCCATCGGAGCGTTCGAGGACGACCCCAACGTGACCGACAAGAAGTTCCCCGGTAACCCCACCCGCTCCTATCGCAGCCGAGACCCGATCCGGATCCTCGACGAGGTGACCGACTGGAAGCGGCTCACCGCTGCCGAGCTCAAGGCATGGCGCGAGCGGCTGGCGGCGATCCTCGCAGATGAGCGCGGCGAGATCATCAACTGA
- a CDS encoding AAA family ATPase: MRLTSLTATDTLSFDTVALDVSDGLSVIVGPNGSGKTNLGRLVRLAVTAVKAVATGSFAELDREWSLAGRYGSTTFEVRLGAAFEDENEQSLIEDWARAAVVTGLRGSSPQQGPRYEDLLAEDLGAGTFLGAGQLVVRHDPGPGHPWAVFWQTAEPLAHLDLWQSHAVVPGTVTAERVGTARSDLRAELCRSPDEGQPLPDLSEQSPQTVVTQYEKVLGAFTFTDLVATSAPVELIARRAGSNPEAASLRRLIERFPELRESPRDHVSFAQVLDHLLSGSLTVTENRRSPVRAMVDVPELASTAGIEDGSGTAVELLRLKNGDARERARFHRAQDVFTQITGRRLDVRQQAVDVGADTHRLLVVPVVVDVHPEHGHDVDIPLRLSGAGVEEAAFLAVLLTDDRHTLLLDEPATNLGPVAQRRLLDVLRQSRAGRQTILITHSAHLVPMRDAADLAAVTRLDHRDGRTLAHRPRLDQREFEDLKELLRQPRMRDLLFAAGVVLVEGPTEVDAFEVWLAQADARGLATPQSAHVVFVSVDGDERFAKFARVLEELAVPYAIVSDGPALHATGALSKLPAPAPSPQDPASEPFQDAVARWSAHRVRTLAVDFGIGPDKGKGEIEAFFARVDAPVWDELTAAAGRKDKPMLGYRFASRVEVPASVIDLWRDLLTDLGLT, encoded by the coding sequence ATGCGCCTGACCTCGCTGACCGCCACGGACACCCTGTCCTTCGACACGGTGGCCCTCGACGTGAGCGACGGGTTGTCCGTGATCGTGGGGCCCAACGGCAGCGGAAAGACGAACCTGGGCCGCCTGGTCCGACTCGCCGTGACCGCGGTGAAGGCCGTCGCCACCGGCAGCTTCGCCGAACTCGACCGCGAGTGGTCCCTGGCCGGACGGTACGGCAGCACCACCTTCGAGGTACGGCTGGGGGCGGCGTTCGAAGACGAGAACGAGCAGTCGTTGATCGAGGACTGGGCTCGAGCCGCCGTGGTCACGGGTCTGCGGGGCAGCAGCCCCCAGCAGGGGCCACGCTATGAGGATCTCCTCGCGGAAGACCTGGGCGCGGGAACGTTCCTCGGCGCCGGCCAGCTCGTCGTCCGCCACGACCCAGGCCCCGGCCACCCGTGGGCCGTCTTCTGGCAGACCGCGGAGCCGTTGGCCCACCTGGATCTGTGGCAGTCGCACGCCGTCGTACCCGGCACGGTGACCGCCGAACGGGTGGGGACCGCGCGGTCGGACCTGCGGGCGGAGCTCTGCCGCTCCCCCGACGAGGGGCAACCCCTTCCCGATTTGAGCGAGCAGTCGCCGCAAACGGTCGTCACACAGTACGAGAAGGTGTTGGGCGCCTTCACGTTCACCGATCTGGTGGCCACGTCGGCGCCGGTGGAACTCATCGCCCGCCGAGCAGGCAGCAACCCCGAGGCCGCCTCCTTGCGGCGGCTGATCGAACGGTTCCCCGAACTGCGGGAATCACCCCGCGACCACGTCAGCTTCGCCCAGGTGCTGGACCATCTGCTGTCCGGGTCCCTGACCGTCACCGAGAACCGGCGGTCCCCGGTCCGGGCGATGGTGGACGTGCCGGAACTGGCGAGCACGGCCGGGATCGAGGACGGCTCCGGGACCGCGGTCGAGCTGCTACGGCTGAAGAACGGCGACGCGAGGGAGCGTGCCCGCTTCCACAGGGCGCAGGACGTCTTCACGCAGATCACCGGCCGGCGCCTCGACGTCCGCCAGCAGGCCGTCGACGTCGGCGCCGACACCCACCGGCTGCTCGTGGTGCCCGTCGTAGTCGATGTTCACCCCGAGCACGGGCACGACGTGGATATTCCCCTGCGTCTGTCGGGTGCGGGCGTCGAGGAGGCCGCCTTCCTGGCGGTGCTGCTGACCGATGACCGACACACCCTGCTGCTGGACGAGCCGGCGACGAACCTCGGCCCGGTCGCGCAACGACGGCTGCTGGACGTTCTGCGGCAGTCCCGCGCCGGTCGACAGACGATCCTGATCACCCACAGCGCCCACCTGGTGCCGATGCGGGACGCCGCCGACCTGGCTGCCGTCACCCGACTGGACCACCGCGACGGCCGGACCCTCGCGCACCGGCCGAGGCTGGACCAGCGCGAGTTCGAGGATCTGAAGGAACTGCTGCGCCAGCCGCGGATGCGTGACCTGCTGTTCGCCGCGGGAGTCGTCCTGGTCGAAGGCCCGACCGAGGTGGACGCGTTCGAGGTGTGGCTCGCCCAAGCCGACGCCCGGGGCTTGGCGACCCCGCAGTCCGCGCACGTGGTCTTCGTCAGCGTCGACGGGGACGAGAGGTTCGCCAAGTTCGCCCGTGTTCTGGAGGAGCTCGCCGTCCCGTACGCGATCGTGTCGGACGGGCCCGCCCTGCACGCCACGGGCGCTCTATCGAAGCTCCCCGCCCCCGCCCCCTCACCGCAGGACCCGGCGTCCGAACCGTTCCAAGACGCCGTGGCACGCTGGTCCGCCCACCGGGTACGGACCCTGGCCGTCGACTTCGGGATCGGCCCGGACAAGGGCAAGGGCGAGATCGAGGCGTTCTTCGCTCGGGTCGACGCCCCCGTCTGGGACGAACTCACCGCGGCCGCCGGACGTAAGGACAAGCCCATGCTGGGCTACCGGTTCGCTAGCCGCGTTGAAGTCCCGGCCTCCGTCATCGACCTGTGGCGGGACCTCCTGACTGACCTCGGCCTCACCTGA
- a CDS encoding aldo/keto reductase yields MDTRTLGRDLEVSALGFGCMGLSQSYGTPPDRDTGIAVIRAAVDCGVTFFDTAEVYGPFANEELVGTALAPVRDQVVIATKFGFAFDADGRQIGVSSQPEHIRQAVDGSLRRLGVQVIDLLYQHRVDPTVPIEDVAGTVRELIDAGKVRHFGLSEASVATIRRAHAVQPVTALQSEYSLWWREPEAQILPTLAELGIGMVPFSPLGKGFLTGAIDAGTTFLGTDIRAVIPRFAADARRANQVLIDLLTRIAARKNATPAQLALAWLLGREPWIVPIPGTTRIERLTENTAATEVHLTEEDLREIEDAAALITIQGARYPEHLDRMIDR; encoded by the coding sequence ATGGACACGCGTACCTTGGGCCGTGACCTCGAGGTTTCAGCCCTCGGATTCGGTTGCATGGGCCTGAGCCAGAGCTATGGCACCCCACCCGATCGAGACACCGGGATCGCGGTGATCCGGGCCGCGGTCGACTGCGGCGTCACGTTCTTCGACACCGCGGAGGTGTACGGGCCGTTCGCCAACGAAGAACTCGTCGGCACGGCCCTGGCCCCGGTGCGCGACCAGGTGGTGATCGCCACCAAGTTCGGCTTCGCCTTCGATGCCGACGGCCGGCAGATCGGCGTGTCGAGCCAGCCCGAACACATCCGGCAGGCGGTCGACGGATCGCTGCGGCGGCTCGGCGTCCAGGTCATCGATCTGCTCTATCAGCACCGGGTCGACCCGACGGTGCCGATCGAGGACGTCGCCGGAACGGTCCGAGAACTGATCGATGCCGGCAAGGTCCGGCACTTCGGCCTGTCCGAGGCCTCGGTGGCGACGATCCGCCGGGCACACGCCGTCCAGCCGGTCACAGCCCTGCAGAGCGAGTACTCGCTGTGGTGGCGCGAACCCGAGGCACAGATCCTGCCCACGCTGGCCGAACTCGGGATCGGCATGGTGCCCTTCAGCCCGCTGGGCAAGGGATTCCTGACCGGAGCCATCGACGCCGGGACGACATTCCTCGGCACGGACATCCGGGCGGTCATCCCGCGGTTCGCTGCCGACGCGCGCCGGGCCAACCAGGTCCTCATCGACCTGCTCACCCGGATCGCAGCGCGCAAGAACGCCACCCCCGCGCAACTCGCGCTCGCCTGGCTGCTCGGTCGCGAGCCGTGGATCGTGCCGATCCCCGGCACCACGCGGATCGAGCGCCTGACCGAGAACACGGCCGCCACCGAGGTCCACCTCACCGAGGAGGACCTGCGCGAGATCGAGGACGCCGCCGCCCTCATCACCATCCAAGGAGCCCGCTACCCCGAGCATCTCGACCGCATGATCGACCGCTGA
- a CDS encoding ABC transporter ATP-binding protein codes for MNGAAPVILAENLVKEFASVRALDGLDLEVQPGEVHGFLGPNGAGKSTTIRIVLGMIRASQGRVRLFGGDPGSCRDVALWPALTGGQCLDVLATANGGSRPRIQDDLIERFHLDPTKRVRDYSKGNRQKIALIAALAADADLLILDEPTSGLDPLMERTFQECVRERRRDGCAVLLSSHILAEVEALADRVTMIRRGRRVTTGSLTDLRRRTRTTVHAVTHETPTGLADDVGVGDLASEPIDGMVDSRLTVDGDHLDFVVGRLHEARIHALTVTPPSLDALFLSAYADGAGGASGRSELVLERSCATRRGNRVLGCRRE; via the coding sequence ATGAATGGCGCTGCGCCAGTGATCCTGGCCGAGAACCTGGTCAAGGAATTCGCCTCGGTCCGTGCCCTGGACGGGCTGGACCTCGAGGTCCAGCCCGGGGAGGTCCACGGTTTCCTGGGTCCCAACGGCGCCGGCAAGTCGACCACGATCCGCATCGTGCTGGGGATGATCCGCGCGAGCCAAGGCCGGGTGCGGCTGTTCGGCGGTGACCCCGGCTCGTGCCGTGATGTCGCGTTGTGGCCGGCGCTGACGGGAGGACAATGCCTGGATGTCCTGGCGACCGCGAACGGTGGTTCCCGGCCGCGCATCCAGGACGATCTGATCGAGAGGTTCCACCTCGACCCGACCAAGCGGGTGCGCGACTACTCCAAGGGCAACCGGCAGAAGATCGCCCTGATCGCCGCCCTGGCGGCCGACGCCGACCTTCTGATCCTCGACGAACCCACGTCGGGCCTGGACCCCCTGATGGAGCGCACCTTCCAGGAGTGCGTACGTGAGCGCCGCCGTGACGGCTGCGCGGTCCTCCTCTCCAGCCACATCCTCGCCGAGGTCGAGGCGTTGGCCGACCGGGTGACCATGATTCGCCGTGGGCGCCGCGTGACCACCGGCAGCCTGACGGATCTGCGCCGGCGTACTCGCACCACCGTCCATGCGGTCACCCACGAGACACCGACGGGCCTGGCGGACGACGTCGGCGTGGGCGACCTCGCCAGCGAGCCGATCGACGGGATGGTCGACTCCCGCCTCACGGTGGACGGCGACCATCTGGACTTCGTCGTCGGCCGGCTGCACGAGGCCCGGATCCATGCGCTCACGGTCACTCCGCCCAGCCTGGACGCCTTGTTCCTGAGCGCCTATGCCGACGGCGCCGGTGGAGCGTCGGGCCGGAGCGAGCTCGTGCTCGAGCGGTCCTGCGCCACGCGCCGAGGGAACCGGGTCCTAGGCTGTCGTCGTGAGTGA
- a CDS encoding helix-turn-helix domain-containing protein, translating to MPRPKPIDSGELRRRQRRGVWTPEQVRALGMTTDLETAAEIIGIGRTLAYELARDGAFPVRLIRLGRRVLVPTSDILALLATPVVVPADGDT from the coding sequence ATGCCCAGGCCTAAGCCGATCGACAGCGGCGAACTACGCCGTCGACAACGTCGTGGAGTCTGGACACCGGAACAGGTCCGAGCACTCGGCATGACCACCGATCTAGAGACGGCGGCCGAGATCATCGGTATCGGACGGACGCTGGCCTACGAACTTGCTCGTGACGGCGCCTTCCCAGTCCGCCTGATTCGGTTGGGCCGTCGCGTCCTGGTACCCACCAGCGACATACTCGCGCTCCTAGCGACTCCTGTAGTAGTTCCCGCCGACGGGGATACATAG
- a CDS encoding Gfo/Idh/MocA family oxidoreductase: protein MTLRVGVIGTGMIGADHVARLTTQVVGATVTAVFDVATERAQQVAASAGAASSPSWQALVAADDVDAVLIASPGHLHPDQAIACIAAGKPVLCEKPLATTTADAQRVLVAEQAAGRRFVQLGFMRRYDPGYLDVKQAMTDGAIGVPLLAHAIHRNATVPDFFRGEMSLTDSLVHEFDIFRWLFGAEIAAVTVLAVKTSPLAAEGMRDPQVAVIQMAGGEIVTVESFVNCQYGYDVRCEIVGSLGTVSLDNPRTTVVLTAGRRSEGVPADWQTRFAPAYTCELQSWVDGLAAGQVTGPSAWDGYAATAVAEAAVRSYAQGERVEVTLVDQPTLYAGG from the coding sequence ATGACCCTCAGAGTCGGTGTCATCGGCACCGGGATGATCGGTGCCGACCACGTGGCCCGGCTGACGACCCAGGTCGTGGGCGCCACCGTGACCGCCGTGTTCGACGTGGCGACCGAACGGGCACAGCAGGTCGCCGCGTCGGCTGGGGCAGCGTCGTCCCCGTCGTGGCAGGCCCTGGTGGCCGCCGACGATGTGGACGCCGTCCTGATCGCCTCCCCGGGACACCTGCACCCGGACCAGGCCATCGCCTGCATCGCCGCCGGCAAGCCGGTGCTCTGCGAGAAGCCGCTGGCAACGACGACCGCCGACGCGCAGCGGGTGCTGGTGGCAGAGCAGGCCGCCGGACGGCGCTTCGTCCAGCTCGGCTTCATGCGCCGCTACGACCCCGGCTACCTCGACGTGAAGCAGGCCATGACGGACGGCGCGATCGGGGTGCCGTTGCTCGCGCACGCGATCCATCGCAACGCCACCGTGCCGGACTTCTTCCGCGGCGAGATGTCCCTCACCGACTCCCTGGTGCACGAGTTCGACATCTTCCGCTGGCTGTTCGGCGCCGAGATCGCCGCCGTCACGGTGCTGGCGGTGAAGACGAGCCCGCTCGCCGCGGAGGGGATGCGCGACCCTCAGGTGGCGGTGATCCAGATGGCCGGTGGTGAGATCGTCACCGTCGAGTCGTTCGTCAACTGCCAGTACGGCTATGACGTGCGATGCGAGATCGTGGGATCCCTCGGCACCGTCAGTCTGGACAACCCGCGAACGACCGTGGTCCTGACCGCCGGACGCCGCAGCGAAGGCGTTCCCGCGGACTGGCAGACCCGGTTCGCTCCCGCGTACACCTGCGAGCTGCAGAGCTGGGTCGACGGCCTCGCCGCCGGTCAGGTCACCGGGCCGAGCGCATGGGACGGCTACGCCGCCACGGCCGTCGCGGAAGCGGCAGTGCGGTCGTACGCCCAGGGCGAGCGTGTCGAGGTGACGTTGGTCGATCAGCCGACGTTGTACGCCGGAGGGTAG
- a CDS encoding ABC transporter permease translates to MSTGYRDALAVEVLKLRRSKVPGMTIMVATAAGGVAALFMFILGHPDQAHDLGLLNQKANLSGLSADWPGLLSFLAQIVAIADLMLFAFVLTWLFGREAADGTIRYLLAMPVSRTMIVLAKFTVAAGWAVLLNTWLTVEVLLVGIALQLPGSASAVLGHGLTAVATAAILMLLASAPVALVASAGRGYLAPLASALAALVTAQVAAALGWAQAVPWSVPAVAAGLVPDTSLSTPSVVLVVVTAVGGVLGTLAWWRSGSAGA, encoded by the coding sequence ATGAGCACCGGGTACCGTGACGCCCTGGCCGTCGAGGTTCTCAAGCTGCGGCGCTCGAAGGTGCCGGGGATGACCATCATGGTGGCCACCGCCGCAGGCGGTGTCGCAGCCCTGTTCATGTTCATCCTGGGCCACCCCGATCAGGCGCACGATCTGGGACTGCTCAACCAGAAGGCCAACCTGTCCGGCCTGTCCGCAGACTGGCCGGGCCTGCTGTCGTTCCTGGCTCAGATCGTCGCCATCGCCGACCTGATGCTCTTCGCCTTCGTCCTCACATGGCTCTTCGGACGCGAGGCCGCTGACGGCACCATCCGCTACCTGCTCGCGATGCCCGTCTCCCGCACCATGATCGTGCTGGCCAAGTTCACCGTCGCCGCCGGATGGGCGGTGCTTCTCAACACCTGGCTGACGGTAGAGGTCCTCCTCGTGGGGATCGCGCTGCAGCTACCCGGCAGCGCGTCCGCCGTTCTGGGGCACGGGCTCACCGCGGTGGCCACCGCAGCCATCCTGATGCTCCTGGCCAGCGCGCCCGTCGCGCTCGTCGCCTCCGCCGGTCGGGGGTATCTGGCGCCCCTGGCCAGCGCCCTGGCCGCCCTGGTCACCGCTCAGGTCGCGGCCGCTCTGGGCTGGGCACAGGCCGTGCCCTGGTCGGTCCCGGCGGTCGCCGCTGGACTTGTCCCCGACACCTCCCTGAGCACACCGAGTGTCGTTCTCGTTGTGGTCACCGCCGTCGGCGGCGTCCTCGGAACCCTTGCCTGGTGGCGCAGCGGCTCCGCGGGTGCCTAG